The proteins below are encoded in one region of Rana temporaria chromosome 2, aRanTem1.1, whole genome shotgun sequence:
- the LOC120928463 gene encoding olfactory receptor 51L1-like, whose amino-acid sequence MDNVSTSFVLLGLSEMEGLRYVYCAFSFIVYLFILGMSFMVVFVVMTEPSLHEPMYILICNLVLNGIVGSSSFFPKLLIDLLTSSKNISRDACFIQFTCITICAYFEIGTFTIMAYDRYLAVCHPLRYVTLMTNDMVLKFILGFLAFSVMAVSIGAFLTDQLHFCGTHIQNIFCDKMSLLVLSCTDSTTNKVHGEAVWSVYLSVTVSVIIFSYINILSICLKLSKESRKKAIHTMMTHLLGFSVFIMGVLFVFMRYRLNGIDLPITVHSLFSVIGLVTPPLFNPLIYGIRTKALKVKMIQKLQKCNLLTTFRYNIYSHKCHVKTLLL is encoded by the coding sequence ATGGACAACGTCTCCACCAGCTTCGTTCTTCTGGGACTTTCTGAGATGGAAGGGCTGCGATATGTGTACTGTGCTTTTTCTTTTATCGTCTATTTATTCATATTGGGTATGAGTTTTATGGTCGTGTTTGTGGTCATGACGGAGCCAAGTCTACATGAACCAATGTACATTCTTATCTGTAACTTGGTCCTCAATGGGATAGTCGGAAGTTCCTCCTTCTTCCCAAAGTTGCTGATAGACTTGCTCACTTCTTCAAAGAACATCTCCCGCGATGCCTGTTTTATCCAATTCACTTGTATCACCATTTGTGCCTATTTTGAAATAGGCACGTTTACCATCATGGCATATGATCGGTACCTGGCTGTTTGCCACCCCTTGAGATACGTCACCTTGATGACCAATGACATGGTCTTAAAGTTTATCTTAGGATTCCTAGCATTCTCAGTGATGGCCGTCTCAATTGGTGCATTTCTTACAGATCAGCTTCATTTTTGTGGAACACATATTCAAAATATCTTCTGTGATAAGATGTCACTGTTGGTTTTGTCCTGCACAGATTCGACAACAAATAAAGTCCACGGAGAAGCAGTTTGGAGTGTTTACCTGTCCGTGACAGTATCAGTTATCATTTTTTCCTACATTAATATACTTTCAATTTGTCTCAAACTCTCAAAAGAGTCCCGCAAGAAGGCCATTCACACCATGATGACCCATTTACTAGGCTTCTCTGTATTTATAATGGGAGTCTTGTTTGTCTTTATGCGCTATAGGCTAAACGGTATTGATCTCCCTATCACCGTACATAGTCTGTTCTCTGTAATTGGTCTTGTTACCCCTCCACTCTTTAACCCTCTTATATACGGAATACGGACAAAAGCTCTGAAGGTGAAGATGATCCAAAAACTGCAGAAATGTAATTTGTTGACGACTTTTCGGTACAATATTTACAGccataaatgtcatgtaaaaaCTTTATTGTTATGA